TCTCACGCGTCCGCTCGGTGACCGACACGAGCATGATGTTCATGATGCCGATGCCGCCCACGAGCAGCGAGATGCTGGCGATCGCCGCAAGCAGCAGGGTCATGACCTCGGTCGTGCCCGACGCCGCCTGCGCCAGATCGGTCTGATTCTTGACCGTGAAATCGTTGGAATCGTACGGCGCCAGCCGGTGGGTATCGCGCAGGATCTGCGTGATCTCCTGCTCGGCGGCGGGAATCTCTTCTTTCGTGGCGGTGCTGGCCAGGATCTGCGCAATGAACTGGTGGCCCGAGAGGCGCGTCTGGACGGTCGTGTACGGCGCCAGGATGATGTCGTCCTGATCGTTGCCCTCGGCGGTCTGCCCCTTGGCTTCGAGCACGCCGATCACCTGGAACGGCACGTTGCGCAGCCGGACCTCCTGGCCCACCGGATCCTGGTCGGGCCACAGGTTGGTCGCGACCGTCTTGCCGATCACCGCCACGCGACTGTCGGAGCGCACGTCGGTGGCGTCGAAGAACCGCCCCGAACTCGTCTTCCAGTTGCGGATGATCGCGTAGTCGGGAGACACGCCGTCCGTCGCCGTCCGCCAGTTGCCGGCCCCGCCCACCACCTGCCCGAACGCGATGATCACCGGCGACGTCGCCGTGAGCAGCAGCCCCTGATTGGCGAGCGTCGTGTAGTCCTTGATCGTCAGCCGGTTGGACGTGCCCGCTCCCTGGCTCACGCCGCCGGTGCGGAACGCCCCCTGCGTGATCACGATCATGTTGGTGCCGAGATTGTCGATGCGGCGCTGGATCTCGGACTTGGCGCCCTGCCCCACCGCCACCATCACGATCACCGCGCCCACGCCGATGATGATGCCGAGCATCGTGAGCAGCGTGCGCAGCTTGTTCTTCGTGATGCTCTTGGTGGCGATCTTGATCAGTCTTGTCGATTGCATGTCACGCGTCCGCTTCGATGGGTTCGAGGTGCTGCAGATCTTCGGATGCCGTGTGCCGATCCGCCACCGCCTCGTCTCGGATGATGTGCCCGTCGCGCAGCTCGACCACCCGCTTGGTGTACATGGCGATGTCGTGTTCGT
The Gemmatimonadaceae bacterium genome window above contains:
- a CDS encoding ABC transporter permease, translated to MQSTRLIKIATKSITKNKLRTLLTMLGIIIGVGAVIVMVAVGQGAKSEIQRRIDNLGTNMIVITQGAFRTGGVSQGAGTSNRLTIKDYTTLANQGLLLTATSPVIIAFGQVVGGAGNWRTATDGVSPDYAIIRNWKTSSGRFFDATDVRSDSRVAVIGKTVATNLWPDQDPVGQEVRLRNVPFQVIGVLEAKGQTAEGNDQDDIILAPYTTVQTRLSGHQFIAQILASTATKEEIPAAEQEITQILRDTHRLAPYDSNDFTVKNQTDLAQAASGTTEVMTLLLAAIASISLLVGGIGIMNIMLVSVTERTREIGIRMAIGARGSDVLTQFLVEAIVMSVIGGMIGVALGYAGAAILQRTTGWQTAIAAPMVGIAIGFSAAVGIFFGFYPARKAAALDPIQALRYE